In Actinoplanes octamycinicus, the genomic window CGAGCACCCCGGTCAGCACGCCGAGGATGTCGCCGAGCACGCCGAGGATCTGCTCCTGGGTGACCGCGCTGAAGTCGGTGTCCGGGTGCCGGTCGGCCAGCGCGGCGACGACGTCCCGGCCGAGCTGGTCGATCCGGTCCCGGTCCGGGGCGCGGATCGCCAGGCCGTCGATGCGGTCGGTGCCGAGCAGCCGCTGGGCGGCGGTGACCGGCACGTGCACCTCGTTGTCCCGGTCGACGCCGAGGCTCTGGCCGAGCTGTTCGAAGACCCCGACGACCCGGAACCGTACGCCGCCGATGGTCATCTGCCGGCCGATCGGGTCCCGGTCGGCGAACAGGGTGCGGGCCACCCCGGCGCCGAGCACCGCGACCCGCCGGCCGGTGCTGACGTCGGTCCGGGTCAGGTAGGCGCCGCGGGACAGCTTGCGGACGAAGACCGTGGGCGTGGTCTCCAGCACGCCCTGCATGCTGGCGAACCCGGAGCGGGAGCCGGCCCGGACGGTCTCGCCGGAGGCGATCGTGACGGCGACCCGGGAGCGGTCACCGACCACCCGGCTGACCGCGTCGGCGTCGTCCAGGGTGAGCGGGGAACTGGTCGGGGCGGCGCCGGCTTCGAGGCGGCCGGGGACGACGATCAGCAGGTTCGAGCCGAGGCCTTCGACCTGGCGTTCGATCTGCTGTTTCGTGCCGGTGCCGATGGCGACCAGGGCGACCACGGCGGCCACCCCGATCACCACGCCGAGCATGGTGAGCAGGCTCCTCAGGCGGTTCGCCCGCAAGGCGGTCAGCGCGACCCGCCAGGCCTCCGCCAGCCTCATGCCCGGCCCGATATTTCCGAGATAAGGCCGTCTTTCATGCGGATCTGCTTCTTCGCCCGCATGGCCACGTCGCGGTCGTGCGTGACCAGCACGACCGCCACCCCCTCGGCGTTGAGCGACTCCAGCAGGGCGAGGATGGATTCTCCGGTGGCCGAGTCGAGGTTGCCGGTGGGCTCGTCGGCGAGCAGCAGCGACGGCCCGGTGACCAGCGCCCGGGCGATCGCCACCCGCTGCTGCTCGCCGCCGGAGAGCTGGTTGGGCCGGTGGCCGATCCGGTGCCCGAGCCCGACCCGGTCCAGCATCGCGGCGGCCCGCTCCCGGCGCTCCCGGCGGCCGGCCCCGCGATAGACCAGCGGGAGCCCGACGTTGTCCTGCGCGGTGGTCCGGGCCAGCAGGTGGAACGACTGGAAGACGAAGCCGATCGTGGTGTTGCGCAGCTCGGCCAGCTCGTTCGGGGACAGCGTGCCGACGTCCCGGCCGCCGATCAGCAGGGTGCCGCTGGTCGGCCGGTCCAGGCCGCCGAGCAGGTGCATCAGGGTGGACTTGCCGGAGCCGGAGGTGCCGACCACGGCCAGGTAGTCGCCGGGCTCGACGGTGAGCGAGACGCCGCGCAGCGCCTGGACCGAGATGCCGTCGAGTTGATAGGTGCGGGTGATGTCGGTGGCGACCACGGCCGGGGTGCTCATCGCGCCTTGTCGCCCCGCTCCACCTGGTCGGCGCCGGCGACCACGATCTGCTGGCCGGCGTCCACCCCGGAGATCACCTGGACGGTCTCCTCGCCCTGCACGCCGAGCCGGACCGGCACCGGCTCATAGCGCCCGTCCCGCACGGCCCAGACGGTGTCCTGGCCGTCGGCGCTGACCACCGCGGAGGCGGGGACGGTGACCGCGTCGTCGACCTGGCGGACCTTGAGCCGGATGACCGCGCTCATCCCGGGTCGCGGGGCGGGCGCCGGGCCGTCCGGATACACGCCCTTGCCCAGGTCGAGCCGCACCCGGTAGGAGACCCCGCCGCGTGCCGAGGTGGTCGGCAGCAGGTCGACCGAGCGAACGGTGGCCTGGTAGGTCGCGCCGGTGGCGGCGTCGAGTTCGACGTCGGCTTTCACGCCCGGCTTGACCAGCAGGACGTCGGTTTCGTCGACTTCGGCGGCCAGGCCGAGGCGGCTCAGGTCGATCACGGTGAGCAGTGGGGTGCCGGCGGCTACGTAGGAGCCCTCGGTGATCGCGGAGTCGACACCCTCGCTGGGAGTGCTCGTCCCACCGTTTCCCAGCAGGGTGGATATATCGCCGGAAGGCGTCTGGGCCGGGCCGCCGAACTGGACCACGCCCGACACCGGAGCGCGCAGGGTGAGCGCGTCCACGGCGGCATCAGCGAGTTCGTACGCCTGCTGCGCCTGCATCTTTTGAGCGGCGGAGAGCGAGCTGACCGCCTCCCCGAGCGAGGCGACCCCCCGCTGCACCGCCCGGAGCGTGGCGGCGGCCGCGTCCGAGGCGGCCGCGTACTGCTCCCGCGCGGTGTCCACCTGCTGGAGAAGGGCCTTCTGCAGGGCCGGATCCGTGACCTCGGTAGCCGCCGTCCGGGCCTGCTGGAACGCTTTCTCGGCCCGCTCGTCGGTGCGCTCGCGGACCTCGGTGAAGTCGCCCGCCGGAATGCCGCCACCGGACGGCGCCTGGTCGAGCGCCTCCTCCGCGGCATCCCGCCGCCGCTCCAGCTCGGGCGACTTGAGGACGGCCAGGATCGCGCCCTTCTTCACCTGATCCCCCGGCTCGACGAGCACGTCGGAGACGGTGCCGGCGGCCGGGGCGGAGAGCGTGGCGGCGGTCCGGGCGGTGACCGAGCCGGGCGCCTCGACGATCTCGTCGACGGTGCCCACCGAGGCGGTGCCGAGTTGCACGCCATCGTCTTCCTCCGAGCAGGAGGCGGCGGTGAGCAGCAGGAGCACCAGGGAGCCGGCGGCGAACATCGCGGTGCGGGACACAGAGGCCACTCTATGTCGGGAAGCGGAAGCGGGCCGCCCCCGAAGGGACGGCCCGCGACCGGCAGGCCGGGATCAGGTGCCCGGGCGACGCCCGAAGACCTTCACCGTCGAGCCGTACTTGCCGATGCTGTAGTACTTCTTGGCATCCTGCTCGAGCAGGTTGACGCAACCGTGCGAACCACGCCACTTGTCGTGGATGTACGTGGTGGTCTGGTGGAACCCGCGCCCGCCGATGAAGCGCTGCCAGTACGGCAGCCACACCTCGTACGGGTCGGACCATTCCTTCTTCGTCCGCTTGTTGATCGAGAAGGTGCCGGCCGGCGTCCGGTAGCCCTTCATGCCGGTACGGGTGACGGTCGGCTTGACGTAGACCTTCCCGTTCTTCATCACCCAGGTCGTCTGGTGGGTCAGATCGACGCAGAAGGTGATGCCCTTCTTCTTGGGCTTGCAGGCCGCCGTCTTCGTCGCCGCCAGTCGCTTGGCGACGTCGTAGGTGGTCGGGCCGGCCAGGCCCTTGGCCGGCTGGATGCCGAACCGCTTCTGGAACTTGATGATCGCGGCACAGTCCGCGGCGGACTGCTTGCCGTCGACCGTCACCGTGCCGTAGCCACCCAGCTGCTTGAGGTAGCCCTCGACCTGCTTCTGATATTTGCCGGTCGCGCACGATGCGGCCGCCGCCTTGGTGACCACCGTGGTGGCCGCCGTGGCGGTGACCGGCGCGGTCCGCACGGCGGCGCCGGCGCCGGCCGGGGCCAATGCGAACGCACCGAGTCCGCCGCCCACCACGGTGGCCATCGCCGCCGTGACGAGACGTGCGGTAACACGTTTCACTGCCAAATCACATCCTCCCCAGGAGTGTCGTCCGCACATCGAAGCACAGCCGCCCCACCGAGACGATCAGGGGAAGGGACGGTGACACAAAACCGGGATGCCGATCGGCATCCCGGTCCTGGAGAGCAGTGATCGGCCGGTTACTTAGGGGTGGCGAAATCCTGCACCCAGTACGGCGTGTGGTCGCGATCCAGCGCCAGGCCCACGCCCATCTGGTCGAGCTTGCAGTCGAGGATGTTCTCCCGGTGCTCCGGGCTGTTCATCCAGCCGTCCATCGCCTCCCACGGGCTGTCCTGGCCGCGGGCGATGTTCTCGCCGTACCAGCGCCAGGAGTAGCCGGCCTCGCTGACCCGGTCGCCGGCCCGGTCGCCGTCCGGGGAGGCGTGCTCGAAGTAGTCACGGCGGGCCATGTCGGCGGCGTGCCGGTTGGCCGCGTCGATCAGCCGCCGGTCGATCGTGACCGGCCGGCAGCCGGCGCGTTCCCGGTAGCGGTTGACCAGGGCGAGGATCTGCTGCTGGACCGGCGCGGCCGGGCTGGACGAGATGCTGTTCGCGGTGACCGCGGTGCGCGAGGCGGCGATCGGGTCGGCCACCGCGGCGGCCGCGGCCGGGGCGAGGTCGACGTTCTTGCGCTGGACCGCGGCCTTGAGCCGGGCGGGCGCCGCCTTCGGCTCCCCCTTCGGCTCCTCCGGCTTGCGGACCGGCTCGCGGTCGGCCGCCTTCGACGCCGTTCGCACCGGATCGGGCCGGTCGGTGCCCGGCGTCACATCCGGGGGCTCGACGACCGGATCGGGCTCCTCCTCGACATAGTCCAGATCGTCTTCGGCACCCTCGTCGAACAACGGATCCCCGAAGACATTGAAGCCGACGAATTCGTCATCCGGCGGCTCCTGCGCCAACGCGCGTGTCGTGACCACTCCACCGGCGACCAGAGCCGCGGCGGCCACGCCGAGCACAACCAGAGGCTTACGCATAACAGAAATCGATCCCATTCCTCAGCGCACCCCACCTTTCCCGGGGCGCTCCCGGAGTTGACCAACGTCACAGACGCGAGGCGGTCACTTCGCCGCCGAGTCCGCTCCCGGTCGCGGTTGTTTCGACAACCATTTATCCGTACGGCGTGAGCTGCGCAAAGGTCCACATAGGCGGAGCACACGCGTCGCACAATCGCACTGGATTCCGGCACACTTCCCGCTATCGGGGTAATCCGCTAAGGCGTTCTTGCCGTCCACCCGGCTGTCCCGGAATCGCATTGACCGTGGCTACGGTTCCTCGGTGCGTAACCGATACCTGGACCTGCTCCGTGCCGCGGCCATCGTCCGGGTGATCGCCTACCACCTCTTCGGATGGTCCTGGCTGTCCATCGTGATGCCCGCCATGGGCGTCATGTTCGCGCTGGCCGGATCGCTGACCGCGGCGTCGCTGGAGAGGCGCCCGGCGAACCGGGTCGTCACGTCCCGGCTGCGCCGGCTGCTCCCGCCGCTGTGGCTGCTCGGCCTCATCGCCGTCCCGGTGATGATCGCCCTGGGCTGGGCGCAGGAGGAGGACGGCGAACACCCCTTCACCCCGTGGAAGCTCGCCTTCTGGATCCTGCCGCTCGGTGACCCGCCGGGCAGCGAGCTGGGCATCGACTCGTGGGAGCCGCTCTGGTACATCCGGGCGTACGTCTGGTTCATCCTGCTCTCCCCGATCCTCTGGTTCGTCTGGAAGCGGCTCGGCCCGGCCTGCTGGCTGCTGGTGCTCACCCCGATCGCCGCGATCGTGCTGCTCGACAAGACCGGCTTCGGGCTGCCGGAGACCGCCGACGTGGTGATGTGGGACTTCGTCACCTACGCGGCCTGCTGGATCATGGGTTTCGCGCACCGGGACGGGCGGCTGGCCAAGCTCCGCCCGGCCACCGTGCTGACACTGGCCGTGGCGATGGGCGGCGCGGCGCTCTACTACCAGAGCGGCCACCAGGGCGAGGACGCCTGGGACCTGAACGACGTCTCCGAGTCGCAGTCGCTCTACTCGCTGGCCTTCGTGCTGCTCGCGCTGCGCTGGCAGCCGGGCATGGCGTGGCTGTCCCGGATCCGCCCGCTGGACCGGGCGGTGACCCTGCTCAACGCCCGGGCGGTCACCGTCTACCTGTGGCACAACCTGGCCATCGCGGCGATCTGGCCGGTGCTCACCTTCCTCACCCTCGACGAGCTGGGCCATCTGGAGAAGCCGGTCACCTTCGGGATGACGCTGCTGCTGACCGGGCTCGCGGTGGTGCTCTTCGGGTGGGTCGAGGACCTGGCCGCGCAGCGCCGGCCGCGGCTCTGGCCGGACACCACGCCGCCGCCGGCCCGGGCCGAGGCGGCGCCCGCTCCGGCCGCGCCCGCATCCGCCGAACCGGTCGGGCCGGTGCCGGCCGGCTGGCCGCAGGTCGGCCGGGACGGCATGCCGCGGGCCGGGTGGAGTGACGCGGGGCGGGACGGGCAGCCGTTCGCCGGGCGGCCACCGGCCGGGGTGAACCGGCACAGCGCCGAGGCGCCGGCCGAGAAGGGCGGGCGGCGGGTGCGGCAGCGGGCCCGCCGGGAGAAGAAGCGCGACGAGAACAACCTGATCCCCACCTGGTGGGCGCCCGAGGAGTGACCCCGAGACGCCGGCTCCGGTGCGCGCGGTGGGCGGCTGCCCACCGGGGCCGGCCCCACCGGTCGTACGGAAGCAGATCCTCTGGTCAAAGCGAGCGAAGCTCGCGAAAGCGGATCTTCTCCTCGGTAGCCTGAGGCCGTGGGGCAGCAAAGACAAGCGCTGGCTCCGGCGGTCGACGCCGGGGTGGTCGCGCTGGTCTTCCGCGCCGGGCCGCTCTACTGCGCGCTGCCGCTCGGCGAGGTCATCGAGACCATGCGGCCGCTGCCGACCCGGCCGCTGGCCGGCACCCCGCCGTACGTGCGCGGCCTGACCATCCTGCGCGGCGAGCCGGCCCCGGTGATCGACGTGACCCGGCTGCTGACCGGCACCACGTCCGAGATCGATCGGTACGTGGCGGTCCGGGCCGGGCGCGGGCCGGTGGCCTGCGCGACCGGGCCGGTGCTCGGCGTGCGAGTCGTCGAGGCGACCCCGCCGGAGGGCCCGAACACTCTGTTCACCGGCGCGTCCCGGTCGCTGGTGGCGGCCGTCGGGACGGTCGGCACCGAGCCGCTGCTGGTGCTGCACAGCATCCGGACCGTGCCGGACGAGGTGTGGGAGCTGGCGGCCCGGGACGGAGGGGCGCCGTGAGGGACGATCCGCCGCTGGTCCGGTTCCGCGGCATTCTCGAGCAACGGCTGGGCTGGGTCACCGCGGACACCGAGGCGGTGCCGGTGCTGCCGGTGCTGGCCGAGCGCGCCAAGGCCCGGCGGATGTCCGAGAACGAGTACCTGAACCGGCTGTCCGTGCGGGACTGGCCGGAGGAGACCACGGTGCTGGCCGAGCGGCTCAGCATCACCGAGACCTACTTCTTCCGGCACGGCGACCAGTTCCGCGCGCTGGCCGAGCGGGTGCTCCCGGAGCGGGTCGCCGCCCGGGCCGGGCAGCGCGCGCTGCGTCTGCTGTCGGTCGGCTGCTCGTCCGGCGAGGAGGCGTACTCGCTGGCGATCGCGGCGCACCGGGCCCGGCCGGCGCCGGACTGGATCGTCTCGGTGCTGGGCATCGACGCGAACCCGGAGATGCTGCGCCGGGCCGGGCAGGCGGTGTACTCCGACTGGTCGCTCCGGGAGACGCCGGCGGACATGCGACGGCGCTGGTTCCGGCCGGTCGACGACGGTTTCCGGGTGCTGCCCGAGGTGGCCGCGACGGTACGGTTCGCCGAGCACAACGTGGCCGACCCGGACGATCCGCGGATCTGGCAGCCCGGC contains:
- a CDS encoding L,D-transpeptidase family protein, giving the protein MATVVGGGLGAFALAPAGAGAAVRTAPVTATAATTVVTKAAAASCATGKYQKQVEGYLKQLGGYGTVTVDGKQSAADCAAIIKFQKRFGIQPAKGLAGPTTYDVAKRLAATKTAACKPKKKGITFCVDLTHQTTWVMKNGKVYVKPTVTRTGMKGYRTPAGTFSINKRTKKEWSDPYEVWLPYWQRFIGGRGFHQTTTYIHDKWRGSHGCVNLLEQDAKKYYSIGKYGSTVKVFGRRPGT
- a CDS encoding ABC transporter permease; this encodes MRLAEAWRVALTALRANRLRSLLTMLGVVIGVAAVVALVAIGTGTKQQIERQVEGLGSNLLIVVPGRLEAGAAPTSSPLTLDDADAVSRVVGDRSRVAVTIASGETVRAGSRSGFASMQGVLETTPTVFVRKLSRGAYLTRTDVSTGRRVAVLGAGVARTLFADRDPIGRQMTIGGVRFRVVGVFEQLGQSLGVDRDNEVHVPVTAAQRLLGTDRIDGLAIRAPDRDRIDQLGRDVVAALADRHPDTDFSAVTQEQILGVLGDILGVLTGVLAAIAGISLLVGGVGVSNIMLVSVRERTREIGLRKAVGARPRDIGIQFLLEAVLLTTTGGVLGMALGAAAALLVDGLSPVPAALTWWSMTLAFGVSAAVGIIFGVVPAQRAGRLDPVVALRTE
- a CDS encoding efflux RND transporter periplasmic adaptor subunit — encoded protein: MFAAGSLVLLLLTAASCSEEDDGVQLGTASVGTVDEIVEAPGSVTARTAATLSAPAAGTVSDVLVEPGDQVKKGAILAVLKSPELERRRDAAEEALDQAPSGGGIPAGDFTEVRERTDERAEKAFQQARTAATEVTDPALQKALLQQVDTAREQYAAASDAAAATLRAVQRGVASLGEAVSSLSAAQKMQAQQAYELADAAVDALTLRAPVSGVVQFGGPAQTPSGDISTLLGNGGTSTPSEGVDSAITEGSYVAAGTPLLTVIDLSRLGLAAEVDETDVLLVKPGVKADVELDAATGATYQATVRSVDLLPTTSARGGVSYRVRLDLGKGVYPDGPAPAPRPGMSAVIRLKVRQVDDAVTVPASAVVSADGQDTVWAVRDGRYEPVPVRLGVQGEETVQVISGVDAGQQIVVAGADQVERGDKAR
- a CDS encoding acyltransferase family protein, which translates into the protein MRNRYLDLLRAAAIVRVIAYHLFGWSWLSIVMPAMGVMFALAGSLTAASLERRPANRVVTSRLRRLLPPLWLLGLIAVPVMIALGWAQEEDGEHPFTPWKLAFWILPLGDPPGSELGIDSWEPLWYIRAYVWFILLSPILWFVWKRLGPACWLLVLTPIAAIVLLDKTGFGLPETADVVMWDFVTYAACWIMGFAHRDGRLAKLRPATVLTLAVAMGGAALYYQSGHQGEDAWDLNDVSESQSLYSLAFVLLALRWQPGMAWLSRIRPLDRAVTLLNARAVTVYLWHNLAIAAIWPVLTFLTLDELGHLEKPVTFGMTLLLTGLAVVLFGWVEDLAAQRRPRLWPDTTPPPARAEAAPAPAAPASAEPVGPVPAGWPQVGRDGMPRAGWSDAGRDGQPFAGRPPAGVNRHSAEAPAEKGGRRVRQRARREKKRDENNLIPTWWAPEE
- a CDS encoding chemotaxis protein CheW, producing the protein MGQQRQALAPAVDAGVVALVFRAGPLYCALPLGEVIETMRPLPTRPLAGTPPYVRGLTILRGEPAPVIDVTRLLTGTTSEIDRYVAVRAGRGPVACATGPVLGVRVVEATPPEGPNTLFTGASRSLVAAVGTVGTEPLLVLHSIRTVPDEVWELAARDGGAP
- a CDS encoding ABC transporter ATP-binding protein, with the protein product MSTPAVVATDITRTYQLDGISVQALRGVSLTVEPGDYLAVVGTSGSGKSTLMHLLGGLDRPTSGTLLIGGRDVGTLSPNELAELRNTTIGFVFQSFHLLARTTAQDNVGLPLVYRGAGRRERRERAAAMLDRVGLGHRIGHRPNQLSGGEQQRVAIARALVTGPSLLLADEPTGNLDSATGESILALLESLNAEGVAVVLVTHDRDVAMRAKKQIRMKDGLISEISGRA
- a CDS encoding CAP domain-containing protein; translation: MRKPLVVLGVAAAALVAGGVVTTRALAQEPPDDEFVGFNVFGDPLFDEGAEDDLDYVEEEPDPVVEPPDVTPGTDRPDPVRTASKAADREPVRKPEEPKGEPKAAPARLKAAVQRKNVDLAPAAAAAVADPIAASRTAVTANSISSSPAAPVQQQILALVNRYRERAGCRPVTIDRRLIDAANRHAADMARRDYFEHASPDGDRAGDRVSEAGYSWRWYGENIARGQDSPWEAMDGWMNSPEHRENILDCKLDQMGVGLALDRDHTPYWVQDFATPK